The sequence GTCATAGAATCAATGCAAGTGGTCTCTGGTCTGGATAATTTAGTTAATCCAAGTTACAAGATTGCTGGCTAGGGCTTGATGCATTTTCAGTGATATGAATGCGAGTTTGTCAATCTCTTTCAGCAAATTAGGTGATGAACTGCTTTATATTGAGTAGAATTCTTCTTTGTCATTTGCTCAGTCAGTCTGAGATTTTCGATTCGGATGAATCAAAACGTGAGTTGAGAGTGTAATTCATTACTCCCAACATTAATTCATTCATGTTAAAAACATTCTCatattttcatcattttgTTCATGAATTCCTGTTGTTAGCATTGTATTTTATGTTGATTGAAGACCAACAATCAAACTTTaatctcatattttaatttagactCAACTAGGGTTTCGAGCTTTAATATTTTAGGGCAATTAAATTTGAACTCGATTGATCTTAGAGCTcacttataattataatataccAAATCCGAACACCTCAATACTTGAACCCAATTCAATTTGTTTAGCCCCTGATGAAACATCAAGCTAATGATGACAGATTTTTTGTATGGCCTCTGTCTTTCCTCAACTCTCTTTCTTCCCATTTCCTTGGACTCCTAAAAATGTCATATGTCAAGTTTGCAGGCAGCTCTGAAAGCTACAAAAGATGTTAGCATTCAACAGATATGACAGTAACAGTTTCATGCCATGGAATGTAACTCATGATGATCACATCAAATTTGATATCAAGGCTCATTATACAGAATGGGCATCCATCCCATCGATGCTATGACTGGCCACTCAAATTGGATGAAGAGTTCTCAACAAGAAcaaagtaaaatgaaaaaaagaaaaaagaaaaaagaaaaaagaaaaaagaaaaagagcttTACATAATGCATGATCCGATTAAGAAACAGTCGCCGCAGGGCTCCTCTTAGCATATAGCCTCCGCAGTTTACTATAATCTCAGCTCTTTAAACCCAGCATCTTCAATTGAAAAAAAGATATCAATTGGAATCTTAGAACTCAGTTTCTGATCATCCATACAACATTTATGGGCCTCGGTACCTGCGGAAACAAAGGCAACCTTGAGGTTGATCGCCAGGTATCATACCTCCACCCTTGGAGGTGTCAATTGCCTCTAACATTGACACAACCTCATCCATCTCTGGCCGCTTGTCAGGATTGGCATCCCAGCATCTTTTCATTACATTTGCTAGAGAGCTCGGGCAACAACGGGGTATATCTGGCCTAAGATTCTGTTGTTTTACAAACAAGAATGTTTTCTCTTTCAGTTTATTATCTCAGAAATGGATGTAATGATGATTATAAATGCTGCGTATGGATGTTACTAGCTGTATTTCAATCTGCAGCAAAGGAAAAGGAGTTGAAATACTTCACCTACCTGTCGGACAACAGCAGATGTGACTTCTGAGAAGCTGAGGTCTGGATATGGCATATCGCAGCAGTATATCTCCCACAAGCAGATACCAAAACTGTAGACATCGCACTTTCTATTATATGGGTTTCCATTGAGAACCTGTcccaattaaaagttattggCTAAAGATCTGTTGAAAGCTGAAAGGAAGCAGTATgacaataagaaaataaaaaaagaaaagactctTGAACCGTGTATCCACTTTAAAGCTGAGATCTGATATTAAACctgtatttaaaattttttatataagcaATTGAACAATCAATGGCCGAGGAGTAGACTTTGACTCTGCTTATTTTTCTATGTAGCATTCTGAAAGACAGCGTATTTTTTTTCCCTCAGGAAAACTCCATAACAAGATTAAGCGaatttaagtaaaattaaGATGCACGCCTAGGAAAGGGAGCTTCAATCAAAACTCAAAAGCTTTTGTAAATGCAGTTATGAACTTATGATCCACCTATCATCTTTTACTAACTAGTCAGAAAGTGATGTACTCTTTCAGTGTACTACTGATAAAGTATCAAATGAGGCTCCTATGCTGCATAAGCTTCATACCTCAGGTGCCATGTATCCAAGTGTTCCAGTTTCTCCAGTCATGTCATTAGGATTCGATGCTTCCATGCGAGCAACACCAAAGTCGGCTATTTTCACTGTACGAGTCTTGTCCAATAGCATATTTTCTGTTTTGACATCTCTATGGACAATCTTCTGAGAATGAAGATAGCTCAACCTGTTAGAAACCCAAACAGCAGCTTCAATACTCTCATATTACCTTGTTTATATCAATTGATAAAACAGGAAATATTCATAAgaataagttttaaattttaacagaATTGAAGATCACATAAAGTACAGAAGGGGCAAGAGAGTTTGACCCTCGAGCAAGATCTAGCGCTAACTGAATAACCACTTTAAATGCCAGCTTCCTTCTCCTGTTCTTTATGAGGTATGATTTCAAAGCACCCCCAGGACAATATTCAACAACAACACAGCAAATGTTACTTGGCATGCCAATGTGACCATTCTCTGTTTGTATGTGCAAGTCCGATGAGCCCATTGTCGCCCCAATAAACTGTCAGAAGAATATGGCATGATTACCATCCTAGAACATAGACAGTTAAACAGTGAAACGAAACAAAAGGTGAAACATGCAGTTCTAGGAAACACATAGAAAAGAGCAAAAGGATGCCATCTTTTTGCAGGAAATACTAAATGACACTTTTCTATATTTGGTCCTCTAATACTTTAGAACTTCAGTGATGCTTCAttcctaaaaaataaagacatGTACAGAGCTTGTCAAACAGTAAAAGTTTTTGTATAAACTGCTGAACTAAACACCTTTGTCATCCTATAAGTACCTTTTTCGGAGAAAAGTTAGAAGCATGGTActtgtttcattttaaagtTAGACGTTCATTTCCCCTTAAAAAGactaaatatacaaatttttactTACAAGACACCATAAATGATAGAGAAGTTGCACTTTAATTATTGAACAGTACGGCAGCTTAAAGGTGACTGCTCATATCCATCTCGTACAGGTCAAGAAAAAGAGTCACAACATCAAATTTTACCTTAGTTACGTTTGGATGATCAAGCTTGTGCCACACAGCAACTTCTTGAGTAAAAGCTGCTCTAAGTGAAGCTATTTCTGCATCTGACCTGTGACCCTCCTCCCCCCAATCAAGAAGTTTAACTGAGATTAAGGGAAAAGAAATCAGTATATGCCAAATTCGAACAAGGGGAATGTATAAGAATAAATACTAATCATCATACAGCTAAGGCAACTACAATTTGTAAAAGGAAATTGTATGCATTAGATCCATGCTGTTTATAGATAAAAGTTACACATCATATCCAAAAAtaagcaattaaaaattagtgtGGCAATAAGgtctaaatttccaaaataaCTGGAGAAGGCTTTAGTTAGACAATGAGATGAGAATCCACTTGGCACCTTTATAGATAGGTAAAGAGGATGAGTCAAAATCAGCTGAGGTGCCTTTTACTTCtcaaactttttaattaccaAAAAGTGACATGCAAAGATGAGTGGAAACTAGTGATAAGTCTGGACACATGAAAGTTGAGGTAAAAGGAAAAGCATCTCTGCAGTTGCTGCAGCGACCTGCCAACTCATTCAGTCTCGTGAAATCACAAGATTTTGCAAGGCTAGATCAACAAGTGTCAATGGGTAACTACTTCATCAATATTAAACACACAACAGGATTCATTTGTCAAAGGGAAagttgaaaagattaaaagtttCCTCTGTTCAGTCCCAGAGAAATTAATATGCATGAAAGACTTAATTTTCAGCtaagaaaaaagtaaatgtTTTAGGAATTGTTTAAGAGAAAATTGATCACTAAGATAATTAACTgaaaatttcatttctttacCACTCAGCAAGCATATAGAGATTTTGAAAACAGCAATGTTATAACTGAATGAAGAAGTGCTAACCatcatagaaaagaaaagttaaaatgatCTGTACTTCTATTCCTCCTTAGTTAGCATTTGAATAACTGCAAGAACATTATTGCTCTTAAAGAACAGCAAAGGAAATGCAGATGTTGATCTCAGAAAACACAGGACAGACTGTGTTTTACACAATTAGAGGTGAAATTGGTCATAGTAAATCCTAAAATGGCCAAGCTCTATTACCGAAATGCAAGCTAACTGAGCGACATTTCTCACTCAACATACGACTCCCAAATGGGTTTTAAAGATcatgaaagaaaattgaaataagtAAGATGATACGTGATTCATATAAATGGGCCAAGAATGAATAAGAATTATTCAAAACAACAAATTTGGAGAAATGGGTTTGCTtacaaaaccaaaagaaaaaaaaaagagaatcaGGAAAATGGGTGGGAGTATTGTACTAACCAGCAACATCTTGGCCATCATAAATACCACGATGAACAGTGCCAAAGGTTCCACGAGCTATAACGCCTTTGATAATGAGTTTAGAAGGATCAATCTCCCATTCTTGCCTAGTAATAGTATTGTTCTTTAAAGGTCTTTGAGCAgcagctgctgctgctgctgctgttgctgcttctccttcttcaccagtatctttcttgttcttgttcttttccatAGTCCATGCTCGACTTAGATGCCGTTGAAGCTGTTCATCTAATCTTTTCAGATCTATCTGATCTGCTCTCACATACCCACCTCCACTTTCACTCTTCTCCTTCATTTTTTTGCTATTCTTTCTTTCCCTTTGCTGTGGATAAACGAACAGAGTCTCTGTTTCTGGTTACAAGTGTAAAAGTAAACTGTGGATAGCTAGCAAGCAGAGGTTAACTTGAGCTGAAGTTGGTTTGTTGTTGAAGTGCAAAGGGACAAAGACAAAAGAGTAACTGCATGTGAAGTGTGGACCTGTTGCGGTTGtattgtttttaatttcaagACTTTGGTATGGTAGCTGCTGCTGTTCTTCTTGGGGTCTATCTGTATCTATACTACACTATACTTGtgatagtgatgatgatgatggtgatgatgatgatgatcacCATCTTATATATACTGACAGGCTTATTGTGTAATCATATAGAGGAGAGGAGAGGTGGTTTGGTTTCTATGTAGCTACAATACAAGTGTATGGTATACTGTAGGAGGTACCCCCTATTTTAAACCAGACCAGCCAGAAGTTTTTACTCACACCTTCATTCTATCTGccaaaacaacaccataactactttactttttattttatctttttttattatttaaaaataaaggcTTTAATGgcaaaaaaaaactttatgaGCATTTcgactaatttatttatttgacatttaaatatgaaatattcTTGAAATAGATTGGTATCTCATTTTAGTATTTGGTTCagttatttattgtttttacaatttgacCCCTAATGTTTAAGTTGATTAACACTATTCCAAAAAATATAACtgctttattatttataaaagaataaaacctATTTAAATCTATATTTTTGACTTATCAAAATTTCGAATTATGAAATaacaatatcaaaatatattccaataaaaatatcttaaaagaatcaaaatcattaaaatattacaatttttatcATCACAAAGTCTGCATTTATATagtattacaaaattaatatatttaactgatctaagaaatataaatattggtATAATTAACTTAGATGTGGATAGATAGAGCGAGAGGCTTTGACAGAAGTGATGAGTGAGAAAAACTCTGACAGTTATTGGGAGTTAAGTCCTTTGGTAGTGAAGTGATTTTTCGAATTTTTGTATTCTAAGACTTTCCATTTTCCCCAACATACACTTGGATAaagatagattttttttagtgTCTTACCATTTATCTGTAGTTCCTTTCTTCGTACATATTCTGTTGTTATTTGCTTCAACTTTGTTAGTTAAGTAATATCCTACCCCTTACCATGAATGCTGCTGATATCATCATGCAAGAGCTTGTTCACAAAACTCATCAACTACATTGTGAAGATTCAGTTTTAGAGTTAGCTCCAGATGGTTCTGCAGGAGAAGATGCTTCAGCTAAACTTGTGGGTAAAGTTTATTCCACTAAAAAGTTCAATAGCCATGTGATCAGAGAAGCTATGGCTTTTGCATGGCGATTGACACAACCTCCTTCAATTACCAAGTTGAGTAGAGATCTTTTTATGTTTCATCTTAAGGATACTAAGGACTATATCAGGATTATGGCGGGTTGACCATGGTTGGTTCAGCATCAACTTATCAACATACAGCTTTGGCTAGAGGATAAAGTGTTATCAGAAGTAGATTTTGACTTCTCGCCTTTCTAGGTCCAAGCTAAAAGTCTACCCCCTAATAAGATTACTCAAACAAATATAGTGAAGATTGGGGGACTTTTTGAAAGTTTACTGGAAGTTGATACTAGGGGTCTGCATGGGGGATCAGCAACAAAATATATGAGGCTAAGGGTAAATGTATGTATTCACCACCCTCTTCCAAAAGGATTCAGACTAAAAGGAGCAAATGGAACTAAATGATGGTGCCCTTTTTTATTCGAAAGGCTACCAGACATTTGCTATCCGTGCGGTACAATGGGACATATTGCAAAGCTACGTTTTAAGGCTTCGAAAGCTGCCTTTTCGACTGTACATGAGGCTATGAAAGTAACTGAGCCACCATCAAACAGTCTACATCCATCCATGTAGGGCAGGTCCAGAGTATAGACAAAGGTAAACAACCTGCTTCTTTGCATGGCAATTCATGGGGGTTCAAAATAACAGTTTGCATGCTAAAGGAGCTGAATTCCCAATACCAAACCTGTACCATTCACAACCTGATTTATGGATGATAGGTGGTGCATACAGTGGACAGATGGTGATCATGACTGAGGCAACAATCATGTCACCTTTTCACTCTACTTTCAGCTGAGAAAGCAAGCCAGGTTACACTACAAGTAATCCTTTCCCTATTTATCAATCAATCTAATTTGGGTGGGCCATGTATTATGGGAAAAGGCCATGCTAAGCTCAAAATATCTAAGATTGGGTTCAACATGGAGTTTGAGGAGTCCAAACAAAAATCCTAAAATAGTGATTTTGAAAAAGTGGGGCAGGAGTTAACATTTGTtgagattttgagttgttagGGTTGTTAGGATatgataagtatttattttttaaatttaggatatgataagtatttatcttttaaatttagagtCTAGCTATTAAGAGTttgttatttagtttctatcAAAGTCTTacatataagtataaatataaggCTGATGTATCTCTTTTTGATATCAGAATACAATAATGAAAACCTAATTCTTAGGTTATTTCTTtcaagttggtatcagagcctaccaaaaaaaaaaaggctttgAAACACTTAAAACAACATGAGTGGTAGAGATGGTGAACCATCTGGATCGAAACCTATTATCATTCAATCTGAAGGAGCATTCAATGCAGGAATTACGCTTACAGAATCAAATTATGATGTATAGTCTCAACTAATGGAAATGCATATTGCTGAAAGAGAAAAGCTTTCCTATATTCGGAGAAAAACAAAACCACCTGCTGAATCAGAGGATGGGTATGAAAAGTGGTATGCTGAAAATCAAAAGGTGAAAAGATGGCTGCTAATGTCTATGAGTCCAGAGATTATGAAACGATATTTACGCTTATCCACTGCCCATGAAATCTGGACTGCTTTATCAAAAGCTTTCTATGATGGCAGTGATGAGTTGCAGCTCTTCGCCTTAAACCAGAAAGCATTTGCAACCAAACAGAATAGAAGATCTCTCTCTGAATATTATGGAGAACTAACTACAATTTTTCAGGAATTGGATCACAGAGACAAAGTGGTCATGAAGGATCTTGATGATGTGGTTGCGTACAAAAAATCTATTGAACGACTACGGGTGCATATATTTTTGGATGATCACTTTGAGGCAGTTCGCGGAGAAATCCACGTCGAGTCTACTTGAGGCCTAGAAGAAATCTATGCCTGATTCGACGAGAGGAGAATCCCTGTAACATTAAAAGGAGACTATGGAGACTGCTATGGTGATTCGCAACAAGTTAAAGACATCTATTGGTATTAGAAAGTCCACACAAAAATGTACTCATTGTAATAAGTCAGGCCACATCAAAGATTATTGCTTTGAGCTTGTAGGCTATCCAGATTGGTGGGATCAGAATCGAGGATCACAAAGAAGGAAAGCTAAGAATTCCCCTGAAACCAAAACAAGTGAGGACAATGTTGAATCAACTTCAACATTAGTAGCAACCACAAGCAAGGAAGGTAAGGTGTTTAATATTTCTACATCTGTTTGTGATAATACATGGATAATTGATTCTGGTGCTTCAAATCATATGACTTTTGATTCTGGACAGGTTAAGAAACTTAGACCATCCTtacaaaaatctgttttgataGCAAATGGTAATAAGGTTCCAATTATTGGAGAGGGATCTATTACTGCCaccaattctttaaatttagacTCAGTTTTAATTGTTCCATCATTAAATTACAACCTTTTATCTGTTTTCCAAATAACATCAGCTTTGTCttgtattgttattttttggcCCAATTTCTGTTGTTTTAAGGATATCCAAACGAAGCAGACGATTGACTGTGGTATTAGGCGAGGGAATTTGTACTACTTGGACATGCAATCGAATACTTCTTCCAAGTTGCATCATGCGTTTGCAATGGATGgtccaaagaaggaaaaaaatgaagcAGAAATCCGGTTACAACATAGACGACTAGGGCATGCTTCTTTTAGTTACCTAAAAAAGTTATTTCCTGGTTTGTTTAACAACattgatatttctatttttcgtTGTGATGTTTGTGAACTTGCCAAGAGTCATCGAAGCTCTTTTTCATCAAGTTTTAATAGAGGTCATTTACCTTTTATGATTGTTCAATCTGATGTTTGGGGTCCATCTAAAATTTCAACTTTGGGGGGATCTCGTTGGTTTGTTACTTTTATCGATGATTGCACAAGCATGACTTGGGTGTGCTTAATGAAATCTAAGAGTGATGTGAGTGCATTATTTCAGAAATTTCATACACATGTTAAGACTCAATATAATGCACATATTCAAGTGCTTCGCAGCGATAATGGTGGTGAATACCATAACTCTGAATTGAAGCattatttggaaaaaaatagaattgtCAATCAAAGTACATGTGTTTATACACCCCAACAAAATGGGGTAGCTGAAAGGAAGAATAGGCATTTACTAGAAGTTGTTCGTGCCTCATTGCTTCATGCAAAAATGCCATTATCATATTGGGGAGAAGCTCTTACTTCTGctgcatatttaattaaccgAAGTCCTTCACGGACTCTTGATTTTCAGACACCTTTTCAGGTTCTTAATGATACTACAACTGCTCCATCAACATCAAACTTACCTCCTCGTGTCTTCGGCTGTGTAGTATTTgtacatattcataaacatcaCCGCCATAAGCTTGCTCCTCGAGCAATAAGATGTGTGTTTCTTGGATATGCAACAAATAAAAAGGGGTATAGGTGTTATCATCCTCCAACTCGATGTATGTTCATATCCATAGATGTAGTCTTTCATAAAGATGTGATGTATTTTGAGTCTGAATTTCCGGAGGAGAGACATGAAGAAATTCAGACATTAGATTATCAATTTTAGGAGGAGTATGGAGTGGTTGATAATGGTGTTGGTGATCACTCAGAAAATCATGGGATACGTATTGAGCAAGAAGATCTAACTCCATCGATTGAAGAAGAGTCCTTAAGTGAAGAAGACCCTGAATCCCAAGCTGAAATACCACGCCAATCACCTGCTGAAGATATTCCTATTCTTGAACCCGATCCACCGAGAAAACGATTACCAGAACGATCCACCAAAGGTATTCCTAAACTTAGTTATGAGCCTGAAATTTCTAGTAAAGTTAAATACCCAATGAGTCATTATGTGTCGAATCATAACCTGTCAGAATCAAATAAGTCAACACAAATCAATTATCTATCGATCTATTCCTAGCAGGAAGCTTTATCTGATCCAAAATGGAAAAGCTGCAATGAATGATGAAATGAAAGCCTTGCAAAAGAATGAAACATGGGAGCTTGTTGATTGTCCAGCAGGAAAGAAACCAGTAGGGTGTCGTTGGGTCTACACCATAAAGTATAAAGCAGATGGCACAATCGAGCGATTCAAAGCAAGATTGGTAGCAAAAGGATACACTCAAATCTATTGGATTGATTACACGGAAACCTTCTCTCCTGTAGCTAAAATCGATCATGAGAGTGTTATTATCCTTGGTACGCAAATTTGGGTTGGTCATTACAGTTTGATGTTAAGAATGCTTTTTACATGGTGAATTATCCGAAGAAATCTATATGGAGCTTCCACCTGGATGTATGTCAACAATGCAGAATAGGAAAGTTTGCAAGTTGAAGAAATCATTGTATGGACTGAAACAATCTCCACGGGCATGGTTTGGGAGATTTTCAAAGTCTATGAAAGCTTTTGGATATCATCAGAGTAATGGAGACCATACCTTATTCATAAAGAAGGCAAATGGGAAGATCACAGCTCTCATTATCTATGTGGATGACATGGTAGTTACAGGAAATGATCCAGAAGAGAGGAAGGCATTACAAGAATACTTAtccaaagagtttgaaatgaaagacCTGGGTTgcttgaaatattttcttgggaTTGAAGTTTCAAGATCAAAGAAAGGAATTTTTCTGTCCCAAAGGAAGTATGCATTGGATTTATTGCATGAAATCGGAATGTCGACATGTCAACCATTGACACACCGATTGAGGAAGGCCTGAAGTTGTGCATTGAGGTAGACCAAGTACCCAttgataaaggaaaatatcAGAGACTTGTAGGAAGATTAATGTATTTAGCTCACACAAGACCTGATCTTGCGTATGCTTTGAGTATTGTTAGCCAATTCATGCATAATCCTGGAGAAAGACATATGAATCTTTGTCATAAGAATCTTACAGTATTTGAAGTCCGCACTGGAAAAGGAATTTTGTTCACTCAACATATGGATTGGCAAAACATAGAGGTTTACAGATTTGGATCAATCGATGACGATCAACTGCAGGATATTTTTCGTTTGTGGGTGGAAATCTTGTGACATGGAGAAGCAAGAAGTAAAATGTTGTTGCCCGGTCTAGTGCAGAGGCTGAGTTCCGAGGAATGGCTGTTGGTGTGTATGAAGCCTTATGGTTAAAACAAATTTTGGAAGATTTAGGTTACGCACTGAGGCAGCCAGTTAGATTGTATTGTGACAATAAAGCAGCA comes from Ricinus communis isolate WT05 ecotype wild-type chromosome 5, ASM1957865v1, whole genome shotgun sequence and encodes:
- the LOC8269315 gene encoding serine/threonine-protein kinase STY13, whose protein sequence is MKEKSESGGGYVRADQIDLKRLDEQLQRHLSRAWTMEKNKNKKDTGEEGEAATAAAAAAAAQRPLKNNTITRQEWEIDPSKLIIKGVIARGTFGTVHRGIYDGQDVAVKLLDWGEEGHRSDAEIASLRAAFTQEVAVWHKLDHPNVTKFIGATMGSSDLHIQTENGHIGMPSNICCVVVEYCPGGALKSYLIKNRRRKLAFKVVIQLALDLARGLSYLHSQKIVHRDVKTENMLLDKTRTVKIADFGVARMEASNPNDMTGETGTLGYMAPEVLNGNPYNRKCDVYSFGICLWEIYCCDMPYPDLSFSEVTSAVVRQNLRPDIPRCCPSSLANVMKRCWDANPDKRPEMDEVVSMLEAIDTSKGGGMIPGDQPQGCLCFRRYRGP